One part of the Streptomyces sp. NBC_01381 genome encodes these proteins:
- a CDS encoding DUF418 domain-containing protein has translation MIVRPRNESPPHPPTRQQRQSGGARLAQVDALRGFALLGILMVNITYIASAYHGTGLEDPGLGGPVSEAVRWLVAVLFEAKFFLLFSFLFGYSFTLQIDSAERRGARFTPRFLRRLTGLFVIGVVHAVVLFPGDILTLYAVLGLILLALRRIRPRTAVRIAVALLAVTAVAYALLALAAGHAGGDGTISPSTAAAAAQATEALRGGPASVIGAHLEELPDVAFLLVFFQAPSALAAFLLGLAAGRRRALADTDRHQRLLRRLQWVGFTVGLPGAIVYADASLNHPESAYQLFAMGLDVITAPLLAAAYAATVLRLTHGRRGQIVVTALAPAGRMSLTNYLGQSLVCALLFTGFGAALVGRVPPIGVAAIALTLFAVQTAASRWWLRHHAYGPLEWLLRAWTTLSIPPWHPQPGKRSTQP, from the coding sequence GTGATCGTTCGACCGCGTAACGAGAGCCCCCCGCACCCCCCGACAAGGCAGCAGCGGCAGAGCGGCGGCGCCCGGCTGGCACAGGTGGACGCGCTGCGCGGCTTCGCGCTGCTCGGCATCCTGATGGTCAACATCACCTACATCGCCTCCGCCTATCACGGCACCGGCCTGGAGGACCCGGGCCTCGGCGGCCCGGTGAGTGAGGCCGTCCGATGGCTGGTGGCGGTGCTCTTCGAGGCGAAGTTCTTCCTGCTGTTCTCGTTCCTGTTCGGCTACAGCTTCACGCTGCAGATCGACTCGGCCGAGCGGCGCGGCGCCCGGTTCACACCACGCTTCCTGAGGCGCCTGACCGGGCTGTTCGTGATCGGCGTCGTGCACGCCGTCGTCCTCTTTCCCGGCGACATCCTCACCCTGTACGCCGTCCTGGGGCTGATCCTGCTCGCGCTGCGCCGCATCCGACCCCGTACCGCAGTACGGATCGCGGTGGCACTCCTCGCGGTGACCGCCGTCGCATACGCGCTCCTCGCACTCGCCGCCGGCCACGCAGGCGGGGACGGCACGATCTCTCCGTCCACGGCAGCTGCCGCAGCCCAGGCGACCGAGGCCCTGCGCGGTGGACCGGCATCGGTCATCGGCGCCCACCTCGAGGAACTCCCGGACGTGGCCTTCCTGTTGGTCTTCTTCCAGGCGCCGTCCGCGCTCGCCGCCTTCCTGCTGGGCCTGGCAGCCGGACGCCGGCGAGCCCTCGCGGACACCGACCGGCACCAGCGGCTCCTGCGGCGACTCCAGTGGGTCGGCTTCACGGTCGGGCTGCCGGGCGCCATCGTGTACGCGGACGCGAGCCTGAACCACCCCGAGTCCGCCTACCAGCTCTTCGCCATGGGCCTCGACGTGATCACCGCTCCCCTGCTGGCCGCCGCCTACGCGGCGACCGTGCTCCGCCTCACCCACGGCCGCCGCGGCCAGATCGTGGTCACCGCGCTCGCGCCGGCGGGCCGCATGTCGTTGACCAACTACCTCGGTCAGTCCCTGGTCTGCGCCCTGCTGTTCACCGGCTTCGGGGCCGCCCTGGTCGGCCGCGTCCCACCCATCGGAGTCGCGGCGATCGCCTTGACCTTGTTCGCGGTACAGACAGCGGCCAGCCGATGGTGGCTGCGACACCACGCCTACGGCCCGCTGGAGTGGCTGCTGCGCGCCTGGACCACGCTGTCGATACCACCGTGGCACCCGCAGCCCGGAAAACGATCAACCCAGCCATAG